From Pogona vitticeps strain Pit_001003342236 chromosome ZW-PAR, PviZW2.1, whole genome shotgun sequence, one genomic window encodes:
- the LRRC26 gene encoding leucine-rich repeat-containing protein 26 — MARCGMRETFLSPARCLALPGYGRRPRLSLWAVLFLLLLFPLAADACPEICRCSSGRVDCREHRLRFAPGGLPANATAILLDYNRIAVLQEGTFVAQSALRQLSLQGNALVSVHRQALAGLGQLEELDLSGNYLTLLLPGTFAPVPNLKTLHLGNNRLLRLPPELVGALPHLQVLSVQGNALTSLGPGFFESLPSLGHLRLDGNPWVCSCAIQPLSRWLVDNVDKVPAVESVFCKRPAALAHHPIAAIGNESFALCQEPWLHPRDYAFFLLVGPSTFLTSICLCILAGLLAVARARVTATTYARPGALARRAERHQH; from the exons aTGGCGAGGTGTGGCATGAGGGAGACCTTCCTCTCGCCCGCCCGCTGCCTGGCTCTTCCCGGCTACGGGAGGCGGCCACGCCTGAGTCTCTGGGCTGTGCTCTTCCTTCTGCTGCTTTTCCCGCTCGCCGCCGACGCCTGCCCGGAGATCTGCCGCTGTTCCTCGGGGCGAGTGGACTGCAGGGAGCACCGGTTGCGTTTCGCGCCGGGTGGCTTGCCGGCCAACGCCACCGCCATCCTGCTGGACTACAACCGCATCGCTGTCCTCCAGGAAGGCACCTTCGTGGCTCAGAGCGCCCTGCGCCAGCTCAGCCTTCAGGGCAACGCCCTGGTCAGCGTCCACCGCCAAGCTCTGGCCGGCCTCGGCCAGCTGGAGGAGCTGGACCTCAGCGGGAACTACCTCACCCTCCTGCTGCCGGGGACCTTCGCCCCTGTGCCAAACCTGAAGACGCTCCACCTGGGGAATAACCGGCTTCTGAGGCTGCCGCCGGAGCTGGTGGGCGCCTTGCCCCATCTCCAGGTCCTCTCCGTGCAGGGCAACGCCTTGACCTCCCTCGGGCCGGGCTTCTTCGAGAGCCTGCCTTCCTTGGGTCACCTCCGGCTGGACGGGAACCCCTGGGTCTGCTCGTGCGCCATCCAGCCACTCTCCCGGTGGCTCGTGGACAACGTGGACAAAGTGCCAG CAGTGGAGTCTGTCTTCTGCAAGCGCCCGGCCGCCCTCGCCCACCACCCCATCGCTGCCATCGGGAACGAATCGTTTGCCCTCTGCCAGGAGCCTTGGCTGCACCCCCGGGATTACGCCTTCTTCCTGCTCGTCGGCCCCTCCACCTTTCTCACCAGCATCTGCCTCTGCATCCTGGCGGGCCTGCTGGCCGTGGCCCGGGCGAGGGTGACGGCCACCACCTACGCTCGGCCGGGGGCGCTGGCCAGGCGCGCGGAGCGCCACCAACACTAA